The following coding sequences lie in one Myxococcus xanthus genomic window:
- a CDS encoding OsmC family protein, translating into MSPPQTPATGVVMTLVSQPQFKTQLTHGPSGTVNQTEAPRDNGGTGGSFSPTDLVGAALMSCAVTTMHLFASREGIALGEVSARVEKRMSPPPRRIAELVLDIQMPAGLSAEHRATLEKVGRECPVARSLHPDVKLPLTFSYPD; encoded by the coding sequence ATGAGCCCGCCGCAGACGCCCGCCACGGGCGTGGTGATGACGCTGGTCAGCCAGCCCCAGTTCAAGACGCAGCTCACCCATGGCCCGTCGGGCACGGTGAATCAGACGGAGGCGCCGCGCGACAACGGCGGCACCGGTGGCAGCTTCTCTCCCACGGACCTGGTGGGCGCGGCGCTGATGTCATGCGCGGTGACGACGATGCACCTGTTCGCCTCGCGTGAAGGCATTGCCCTGGGCGAGGTGAGCGCTCGGGTGGAGAAGCGGATGTCACCGCCGCCGCGCCGCATCGCCGAGCTGGTGCTGGACATCCAGATGCCGGCCGGCCTGTCTGCCGAGCACCGGGCCACACTGGAGAAGGTGGGCCGCGAGTGCCCGGTGGCCCGCAGCCTCCACCCGGACGTGAAGCTGCCGCTGACGTTCAGCTATCCGGACTGA